One region of Malania oleifera isolate guangnan ecotype guangnan chromosome 6, ASM2987363v1, whole genome shotgun sequence genomic DNA includes:
- the LOC131157276 gene encoding sucrose synthase has protein sequence MAERALTRVHSLRERLDETLFDHRNEILMLLARIESHGKGILQPHHLLAELEAIPKGERQKLTEGAFGEVLRSTQEAIVLPPWVALAVRPRPGVWEYIRVNIKALVVEQLRVAEYLHFKEELVDGSSNGNFVLELDFEPFTASFPKPTLSKSIGNGVEFLNRHLSAKMFHDKESMHPLLDFLRAHNHKGKAMMLNDRIQNLNSLQSVLRKAEEYLSAHAPDTPYSEFDHKFQEIGLERGWGDTAERVLEMIHLLLDLLEAPDPCTLETFLGRIPMVFNVVILSPHGYFAQANVLGYPDTGGQVVYILDQVRALESEMLQRIKQQGLDITPRILIVTRLLPDAVGTTCNQRLEKVFGTEHAYILRVPFRTEKGMVRQWISRFEVWPYLETFTEDVANEVAGELQGKPDLIIGNYSDGNIVASLLAHKLGVTQCTIAHALEKTKYPDSDIYWKNFEDKYHFSCQFTADLFAMNHTDFIITSTFQEIAGSKDTVGQYESHTAFTLPGLYRVVHGIDVFDPKFNIVSPGADMSIYFPYTDEKRRLTALHPEIEQLLFSDAENEEHLCVLKDRNKPIIFSMARLDRVKNMTGLVEWYGKNAQLRELVNLVVVAGDRRKESKDLEEREEMKKMHGLIETYKLNGQFRWISSQMNRVRNGELYRYIADTKGAFVQPAFYEAFGLTVVEAMTCGLPTFATCHGGPAEIIVHGKSGFHIDPYHGDRAAELLVNFFQKCKEDPTHWDNISNGGLKRIHEKYTWQIYSERLLTLAGVYGFWKYVSNLDRREARRYLEMFYALKYRKLAESVPLAVE, from the exons ATGGCAGAACGTGCTCTGACTCGTGTTCACAGCCTCCGTGAGCGTCTGGATGAAACTCTGTTTGATCATCGCAATGAAATACTAATGCTTCTTGCCAG AATTGAAAGCCATGGAAAAGGGATTTTACAGCCCCATCATCTTCTAGCCGAGCTTGAAGCAATTCCCAAAGGGGAGAGGCAGAAATTGACTGAAGGTGCATTTGGAGAAGTCTTAAGATCCACACAG GAAGCTATTGTTTTGCCTCCATGGGTTGCACTTGCAGTCCGTCCACGGCCTGGTGTTTGGGAATATATTCGTGTGAACATTAAGGCACTCGTTGTTGAGCAGTTGCGGGTGGCTGAGTATTTACATTTCAAAGAAGAACTTGTAGATGGAAG TTCCAATGGCAACTTTGTGCTGGAGTTGGATTTTGAGCCATTCACTGCTTCTTTCCCTAAGCCGACTCTCTCTAAATCAATTGGGAATGGTGTTGAGTTTCTCAACCGACACCTGTCTGCAAAAATGTTCCATGACAAGGAAAGCATGCATCCGCTTCTTGATTTTCTCCGAGCCCACAACCACAAGGGAAAG GCAATGATGCTGAATGATAGAATACAGAACCTAAATTCTCTTCAATCTGTTTTGAGAAAGGCAGAAGAGTATTTGTCTGCACACGCTCCGGATACGCCATACTCTGAATTTGACCACAAGTTCCAAGAGATTGGTTTGGAGAGGGGGTGGGGTGATACTGCTGAGCGTGTGTTGGAGATGATCCATCTGCTTCTGGATCTTCTGGAGGCTCCTGATCCATGCACTCTTGAGACATTTCTCGGGAGAATTCCAATGGTTTTCAATGTCGTTATTCTTTCTCCTCACGGTTACTTTGCCCAAGCTAATGTTCTGGGCTACCCCGATACTGGTGGCCAG GTTGTTTATATTTTGGATCAAGTTCGTGCCCTGGAAAGTGAGATGCTTCAACGTATAAAGCAACAAGGCCTTGATATCACCCCTCGAATCTTAATA GTGACTCGGCTGCTCCCTGATGCAGTGGGAACTACTTGCAACCAGCGGTTAGAAAAGGTTTTCGGAACGGAGCATGCCTATATACTTCGAGTTCCCTTTAGAACTGAGAAGGGCATGGTCCGTCAATGGATCTCAAGATTTGAAGTATGGCCATACCTTGAGACTTTCACTGAG GATGTTGCCAATGAAGTTGCTGGAGAGCTGCAGGGCAAACCGGATCTGATCATCGGCAATTACAGTGATGGAAACATTGTAGCCTCTTTACTTGCACATAAATTAGGAGTTACACAG TGCACCATTGCTCATGCCCTTGAGAAAACGAAGTACCCAGATTCTGACATCTACTGGAAAAATTTTGAGGATAAGTACCACTTCTCATGCCAGTTTACAGCTGACCTTTTTGCTATGAACCATACTGATTTTATTATTACCAGCACATTCCAAGAGATTGCTGGAAG CAAGGACACTGTCGGTCAGTACGAGAGTCACACAGCTTTCACCCTCCCTGGGCTCTATCGAGTTGTTCATGGGATTGATGTCTTCGATCCCAAGTTCAACATTGTCTCCCCAGGGGCAGACATGTCTATCTATTTCCCCTACACTGATGAGAAGAGGCGACTAACTGCCCTCCACCCAGAAATTGAGCAGCTTCTTTTCAGTGATGCTGAGAATGAAGAACATCT ATGTGTGCTCAAAGACCGGAACAAGCCAATTATCTTTTCAATGGCGAGGTTAGACCGTGTGAAGAACATGACTGGACTTGTAGAGTGGTATGGCAAGAATGCCCAGCTTCGGGAGTTGGTGAATCTTGTGGTGGTAGCTGGGGATCGCAGGAAGGAGTCGAAGGACttggaagagagagaggagatgaaGAAGATGCATGGGCTCATAGAAACCTACAAGTTGAATGGTCAGTTCAggtggatttcatcccagatgaACCGGGTGAGGAATGGAGAACTCTACCGATACATTGCAGACACCAAGGGTGCTTTTGTGCAACCTGCATTTTATGAGGCTTTTGGATTAACTGTTGTTGAGGCCATGACCTGTGGGTTGCCAACATTTGCAACTTGTCACGGTGGCCCTGCTGAGATAATAGTGCATGGGAAGTCTGGTTTCCATATTGATCCTTACCACGGTGATCGGGCAGCTGAGCTCCTCGTCAACTTCTTCCAGAAATGCAAGGAGGACCCAACACATTGGGATAACATTTCAAATGGAGGATTGAAGCGCATTCATGAGAA ATATACGTGGCAAATTTACTCAGAGAGGCTCTTGACATTGGCTGGGGTTTACGGATTTTGGAAGTATGTGTCAAACCTTGATCGCCGTGAGGCTCGTCGCTATCTTGAAATGTTCTACGCCCTCAAGTATCGCAAATTG GCTGAATCTGTTCCCCTGGCTGTCGAGTAA